In the genome of Hyphobacterium sp. CCMP332, one region contains:
- the ypdA gene encoding YpdA family putative bacillithiol disulfide reductase translates to MTESYDVIIIGAGPIGLACGIEAKKAGFTYLIIDKGCLVNSIYNYPLNMTFFSTSERLEIGEVPFISHGNKPNRFEALEYYRRVASSWNLQLKLYEKVEAVKKSSSDFEIFTNRNKYHSKSIILATGFYDFPYLMNVPGEELPKVKHYYDEPHPYFGQKVIVVGAANSAVDVALETYRKGAEVTMVIRETGLLDSVKYWVKPDIENRIKEGSIKAYFNSEITEIREYEADIITPDGPLTFDNDFVLAMTGYQPNFSLMEAIGIKFHDDEFHTPVYNEKTQESNVENVFLAGVVCGGLKTNKWFIENSREHAINIVSKLINKIKE, encoded by the coding sequence ATGACTGAAAGCTATGATGTAATTATAATTGGGGCCGGCCCCATTGGTTTGGCATGTGGTATTGAGGCTAAAAAAGCGGGTTTTACGTATTTGATCATCGACAAAGGTTGTCTGGTTAATTCTATTTACAACTATCCGCTTAATATGACCTTCTTTTCAACTTCAGAGCGATTGGAAATTGGTGAAGTGCCTTTTATATCCCATGGTAATAAACCAAATCGTTTTGAAGCATTGGAATATTACAGGAGAGTGGCTTCTTCATGGAATCTCCAACTCAAATTGTATGAAAAAGTGGAAGCTGTGAAAAAATCTTCCTCAGATTTTGAGATTTTCACCAACAGAAATAAATACCATTCCAAATCTATCATACTGGCGACAGGGTTTTACGATTTTCCTTATCTCATGAACGTTCCGGGTGAAGAACTCCCCAAAGTAAAACATTATTACGATGAGCCTCATCCCTATTTTGGCCAAAAAGTAATTGTGGTAGGTGCCGCCAATTCGGCGGTCGATGTTGCGCTGGAGACCTATAGAAAAGGAGCTGAAGTCACGATGGTTATAAGAGAAACAGGACTCCTCGATTCGGTAAAATACTGGGTAAAACCCGATATTGAAAACCGCATCAAAGAAGGTTCAATAAAAGCCTATTTCAATTCTGAAATAACAGAAATCCGGGAATATGAAGCTGATATAATTACACCCGATGGGCCTTTAACATTTGATAATGATTTTGTTCTTGCGATGACCGGTTACCAACCCAATTTCAGTTTGATGGAGGCCATAGGTATAAAATTTCATGATGATGAATTTCATACACCTGTCTACAATGAAAAAACCCAGGAAAGCAATGTGGAAAATGTGTTTTTAGCAGGGGTTGTATGCGGGGGATTAAAAACCAATAAATGGTTTATTGAGAATTCCAGAGAGCATGCAATAAATATTGTATCTAAATTGATAAATAAAATTAAAGAATAG
- a CDS encoding formate--tetrahydrofolate ligase, with product MKSDIEISRSATLKNISEIAKELKIPSEKVKPFGHYKAKLPLDLIDEDKVKKSNMILVTAMTPTKAGIGKTTTSVGLTLGLNKIGKKSIVALREPSLGPCFGMKGGAAGGGYAQVLPMEEINLHFTGDFHAITSAHNTITALLDNYQFQNQGTDKQLKEIVWKRVLDVNDRSLRFIVSGLGGNTNGVANESGFDITPASEIMAVFCLSKDYIDLRKRIDSIILGYDANREPFRVKDLKIGGAIVVLLKEALEPNLVQTTENTPAIIHGGPFANIAHGCNSLIATKMAMSLSDYVITEAGFGADLGAEKFLNIKCRMGGIYPKATVMVVTSQALKLHGEVDEKEIKKPNLEGIKKGLRNLEKHLDNLKRLGQKVVISFNQYYFDTDEELNYMRRWANEKSHVLAINNSFVEGGKGAVELAEKVVNVIENDASKGVEFTYNNDDSIQDKLNAIVQKVYGGKRAVLSKKAFLNSKRIARLGLQHFPICIAKTQYSFTDDPKNPGHDGNFEIEIRELIINEGAGFIVAVAGDIMRMPGLPKEPQALHIDMVDGQIEGLS from the coding sequence ATGAAATCGGATATAGAAATTTCGCGGTCGGCGACGCTGAAAAATATTTCAGAAATTGCTAAGGAACTCAAAATTCCTTCAGAGAAAGTAAAACCATTCGGCCATTATAAAGCCAAACTACCTCTGGACTTAATTGACGAGGATAAAGTAAAAAAGTCAAACATGATTCTTGTGACTGCCATGACGCCTACCAAAGCGGGCATAGGAAAGACCACCACTTCTGTAGGATTGACTTTAGGCTTAAATAAGATAGGTAAAAAATCCATCGTAGCTTTAAGAGAACCTTCCCTCGGACCTTGTTTTGGGATGAAGGGCGGTGCTGCAGGTGGGGGCTATGCCCAAGTTTTGCCCATGGAAGAGATTAACCTTCATTTTACGGGTGATTTTCATGCAATTACTTCTGCTCATAATACCATTACGGCCTTACTCGATAATTATCAATTCCAAAATCAGGGCACAGATAAGCAATTAAAGGAGATCGTCTGGAAACGTGTGCTCGATGTTAATGATCGTTCATTGCGTTTTATTGTATCCGGGCTAGGTGGAAATACCAATGGTGTGGCCAATGAGTCCGGTTTTGACATTACACCTGCTTCGGAGATCATGGCAGTTTTTTGTCTTTCCAAAGATTACATTGATCTCAGAAAGAGAATTGATTCGATAATTCTCGGTTACGATGCAAACAGAGAACCATTCAGAGTAAAGGATTTAAAAATTGGCGGTGCAATTGTGGTTTTACTCAAAGAAGCGCTGGAACCCAATCTCGTTCAAACCACAGAAAACACACCGGCCATAATTCACGGAGGACCCTTTGCCAATATCGCGCATGGTTGCAATTCACTGATCGCCACAAAAATGGCCATGTCACTTAGCGATTATGTCATTACAGAAGCCGGTTTTGGTGCGGATTTGGGTGCCGAAAAATTTCTCAATATCAAATGCAGAATGGGAGGAATTTATCCGAAAGCCACGGTGATGGTGGTTACCTCGCAAGCCTTGAAACTACACGGCGAAGTAGACGAAAAGGAAATAAAAAAACCAAATCTCGAAGGGATCAAAAAAGGATTGAGAAATCTTGAAAAACATCTGGATAACCTCAAAAGACTCGGCCAAAAAGTCGTTATTTCCTTTAACCAATATTATTTTGATACGGACGAGGAATTGAACTATATGCGACGATGGGCCAATGAAAAAAGCCATGTACTTGCCATTAATAACAGCTTTGTAGAAGGGGGAAAGGGCGCCGTTGAACTCGCAGAAAAAGTGGTGAATGTTATTGAAAATGATGCATCTAAAGGGGTTGAATTTACTTATAATAATGACGATTCCATTCAGGATAAACTCAATGCTATTGTTCAAAAGGTTTATGGTGGAAAAAGAGCTGTACTTTCTAAAAAAGCATTTCTAAACTCCAAGAGAATAGCCAGGTTGGGATTGCAGCATTTTCCGATCTGCATTGCCAAAACACAATATTCTTTTACGGATGATCCTAAAAATCCGGGACATGATGGGAATTTTGAAATTGAGATTCGCGAACTGATCATCAATGAAGGAGCAGGATTTATTGTAGCCGTTGCCGGAGATATTATGCGTATGCCTGGTCTGCCAAAAGAACCTCAGGCTTTGCACATCGATATGGTAGATGGGCAGATTGAAGGGCTGAGTTGA
- a CDS encoding tetratricopeptide repeat protein, with protein MDDKLNRGIQNFREGNFKEAVSELNEYIAFNAFEVQALYARGISHRKLDDHQKSLEDLDRACNLLPTDAELLSERAVTKVHLKQFDNAIEDFQKALDLDDKNPYRYSSLAFVQAKAGLVFEAIENYEKCIELDPEDAIALNNLGLLEEQIGYKESSKKRFERADSIMSESEGEKFQNVEKLRDEAIEKIKSQRADTQKKPNSKKKGLIKTYFNTIGDLYSSGEERKRFLKFLFRDKSI; from the coding sequence ATGGACGACAAATTAAACAGAGGTATTCAAAATTTCAGAGAGGGCAATTTCAAAGAAGCCGTCTCAGAGCTCAACGAATATATTGCATTCAACGCATTTGAAGTACAGGCACTCTACGCCAGGGGAATAAGTCACAGAAAACTGGATGATCACCAAAAGTCATTGGAAGACCTTGACAGAGCGTGCAATTTACTTCCTACAGATGCTGAACTATTATCGGAGCGGGCAGTGACCAAGGTACATCTGAAACAATTCGATAATGCCATTGAAGACTTTCAAAAAGCACTTGATCTGGATGATAAAAATCCATACCGCTATTCAAGTCTTGCTTTCGTACAAGCCAAAGCCGGATTGGTTTTCGAAGCCATTGAAAACTATGAGAAATGCATTGAGCTTGATCCCGAAGATGCCATTGCTCTGAATAATCTCGGATTGCTGGAAGAACAAATTGGCTATAAGGAGAGCTCAAAAAAGCGTTTTGAAAGAGCCGATTCCATCATGTCAGAAAGCGAAGGTGAAAAATTCCAGAATGTTGAAAAACTCAGGGATGAAGCCATTGAAAAAATAAAATCACAGAGAGCAGACACACAGAAAAAGCCAAATAGCAAGAAGAAGGGATTAATTAAAACCTATTTCAATACCATTGGAGATTTATATTCAAGTGGAGAAGAAAGGAAAAGGTTTTTGAAGTTTTTGTTTCGGGACAAATCCATTTAA
- a CDS encoding rhomboid family intramembrane serine protease encodes MGLSFSDYGVFPRSFSGLKGLFFGQFIHGDWEHLIYNSIPFLLSTAALFFMYPRAAINSFMLCFFVPGVFVWLFARESFHIGLSGVNYALLAFLFISGIIRRDQRRLAISMLVVFLYGSMIIGLFPVKEGVSFESHISGSIVGVILAIVFRKSDPRKKYNWEIEEENRTEEIDRHFDN; translated from the coding sequence ATGGGATTATCCTTTTCGGATTACGGTGTGTTTCCGAGAAGCTTTTCAGGTTTAAAAGGGCTCTTTTTCGGCCAGTTCATTCACGGGGATTGGGAGCATCTGATATATAATTCCATACCTTTTCTACTTTCAACTGCTGCCTTGTTTTTTATGTATCCACGCGCTGCCATTAATTCATTTATGCTATGCTTTTTTGTACCCGGTGTGTTCGTTTGGCTGTTTGCAAGGGAGTCTTTCCATATCGGTTTGAGTGGTGTTAATTATGCCTTATTGGCTTTCCTTTTTATATCGGGAATCATACGAAGAGACCAGCGACGGCTTGCCATTTCAATGCTTGTCGTTTTCTTGTATGGATCCATGATCATTGGACTCTTTCCTGTTAAGGAAGGCGTTTCATTTGAAAGCCATATTTCAGGCTCAATTGTAGGTGTTATTCTGGCTATTGTTTTCAGAAAGTCGGATCCGAGGAAGAAATACAACTGGGAAATTGAGGAGGAGAATCGAACTGAGGAAATAGATAGGCATTTCGATAATTGA
- a CDS encoding histone deacetylase, producing MLKIAWSEEYHHPLPKNHRFPMEKYSLIPEQLKYEGTVSDSNFFIPKLLSEKDILAVHYDSYWEKLKKLKLSKSEQRKTGFPLSAELVRRELIITQGTLDCAKYALKFGCAFNVAGGTHHAYRDRGEGFCLLNDVAVASQYLLNSKVLGKILVVDLDVHQGNGTAKIFENEERVFTFSIHGEKNYPMKKEESDLDIELADGTGDREYLKALKENLPKLIDSVQPEIIFFQSGVDILSTDKLGRLGLSKEGCRQRDKYVFEQAKSNDIPIVVTMGGGYSEKISDIVDAHANTYRLAQEIYF from the coding sequence ATGCTAAAAATTGCCTGGTCCGAGGAGTACCATCATCCCTTACCCAAAAATCATCGATTTCCGATGGAGAAATATTCTCTCATTCCGGAGCAGTTAAAATACGAGGGTACAGTTTCGGATTCTAACTTTTTCATACCCAAACTGCTTTCTGAAAAAGATATTTTGGCCGTACATTACGATTCCTATTGGGAAAAATTAAAAAAACTGAAACTCAGCAAATCGGAACAAAGAAAAACCGGTTTCCCTCTCAGTGCAGAATTAGTAAGGCGGGAATTGATCATTACGCAGGGGACCCTTGATTGTGCCAAATACGCATTGAAATTTGGCTGTGCCTTTAATGTGGCAGGTGGGACGCATCATGCATACAGAGACAGGGGAGAGGGTTTTTGTTTGCTTAACGATGTAGCCGTCGCATCTCAATATTTACTTAATTCCAAGGTCTTGGGGAAAATTCTGGTCGTTGATTTAGATGTTCACCAGGGCAATGGAACGGCAAAAATATTTGAAAATGAAGAGCGGGTTTTCACCTTTAGCATTCATGGTGAAAAGAATTATCCCATGAAAAAAGAAGAATCGGATCTGGATATTGAATTGGCTGATGGTACCGGCGACAGGGAATACTTAAAGGCACTAAAAGAAAACCTTCCTAAACTCATCGACTCAGTTCAGCCGGAAATTATTTTTTTTCAAAGTGGAGTCGATATCCTTTCGACGGATAAACTGGGCAGATTGGGATTGTCCAAAGAGGGTTGTCGGCAAAGAGATAAATATGTCTTTGAACAGGCAAAAAGTAATGATATTCCAATTGTGGTTACGATGGGTGGCGGTTATTCAGAAAAAATTTCCGACATTGTGGATGCGCATGCCAACACCTATAGATTGGCGCAGGAAATTTATTTTTAA